A region from the Excalfactoria chinensis isolate bCotChi1 chromosome 11, bCotChi1.hap2, whole genome shotgun sequence genome encodes:
- the PLLP gene encoding plasmolipin isoform X1, whose translation MAGLPGAAGTRSANPGAAAALPSPRLDEAFLCSPLGGLMGAQAVLGLLVWALIADTTYHLHAAYGWVLFVSIFLWVMTVLLFVMYLLQLPMKFYMVPWSLMLMIFNAVATVLYIAAFVTSSVAVRPTSWRQWDYNRRAAASFFAGLVMLTYGATTFLSFRAWKGLGSNAATSQAASRA comes from the exons ATGGCGGGGCTGCCCGGAGCCGCGGGGACACGGAGCGCCAACCCGGGAGCCGCCGCCGCTCTGCCCTCCCCGCGCCTCGACGAAGCGTTCCTGTGCTCGCCGCTCGGGGGGCTGATGGGGGCCCAGGCC GTGCTCGGCCTCCTGGTGTGGGCTCTGATTGCTGACACCACCTACCACCTCCACGCAGCGTACGGCTGGGTGCTGTTTGTGTCCATCTTCCTCTGGGTGATGACGGTCCTGCTCTTTGTGATGtacctcctgcagctccccatgAAGTTCTACATGGTCCCCTGGTCCCTCATG CTGATGATCTTCAATGCGGTGGCAACCGTTCTGTACATCGCCGCGTTCGTCACGAGCTCGGTAGCCGTGCGTCCCACCTCGTGGCGCCAATGGGATTACAACAGGAGAGCTGCCGCCTCC tTCTTCGCCGGCCTCGTGATGCTCACCTATGGGGCCACCACCTTCCTCAGCTTCCGTGCCTGGAAAGGACTCGGCAGCAACGCAGCCACCAGCCAGGCTGCCAGCCGCGCCTGA
- the PLLP gene encoding plasmolipin isoform X2 produces the protein MWGCWSSSTGGAQKRPEGWSSYSVLGLLVWALIADTTYHLHAAYGWVLFVSIFLWVMTVLLFVMYLLQLPMKFYMVPWSLMLMIFNAVATVLYIAAFVTSSVAVRPTSWRQWDYNRRAAASFFAGLVMLTYGATTFLSFRAWKGLGSNAATSQAASRA, from the exons ATGTGGGGCTGTTGGAGCTCATCCACAGGAGGGGCACAAAAACGACCCGAGGGATGGAGCTCCTACTCT GTGCTCGGCCTCCTGGTGTGGGCTCTGATTGCTGACACCACCTACCACCTCCACGCAGCGTACGGCTGGGTGCTGTTTGTGTCCATCTTCCTCTGGGTGATGACGGTCCTGCTCTTTGTGATGtacctcctgcagctccccatgAAGTTCTACATGGTCCCCTGGTCCCTCATG CTGATGATCTTCAATGCGGTGGCAACCGTTCTGTACATCGCCGCGTTCGTCACGAGCTCGGTAGCCGTGCGTCCCACCTCGTGGCGCCAATGGGATTACAACAGGAGAGCTGCCGCCTCC tTCTTCGCCGGCCTCGTGATGCTCACCTATGGGGCCACCACCTTCCTCAGCTTCCGTGCCTGGAAAGGACTCGGCAGCAACGCAGCCACCAGCCAGGCTGCCAGCCGCGCCTGA
- the CX3CL1 gene encoding fractalkine yields MRAASLQILFALRVLCLAGGQPKAPLKCSKWCGSFHRAIDERQIKSYRRTEPQCSKQSIIFTTKKLKEICADPNENWVKKVMKKLDQEKASAASLLPQPDTSAAAVPEEPGFFHKQTALRVPTPPPASAAPEAPVPAASTEETSKPTPAMQDTMHFSAGPSPVTSGAATHSEGQPTPYPTAPAHGSDGKEEPAGHTTDGVGDVQSTTSTSNLEPASIPKGLDHPGLRTNNPLDPVSARGSTSGTASRSFSSALPSTLKSTEVSMAPSTPEAAPAPTQNPTAAIDKSLYVHASNNFSSSAFGTGTSDHLLPLGKQGPPDTLVFTTQMFSGQARPQATRSPSDSPALSSLSGSQMHFVIPVALAGGLMACGVAAVWLYTKFRVRPETTSREMVEGLLYLKEGQHDNVYRMEVI; encoded by the exons ATGAGGGCTGCTTCTCTCCAGATCCTGTTTGCACTGAGGGTCTTGTGCCTGGCTGGAG ggCAACCCAAAGCACCTCTGAAGTGTTCGAAATGGTGTGGCTCTTTCCACCGTGCCATTGATGAGAGACAAATAAAGAGCTACCGCAGAACTGAACCCCAGTGCTCCAAACAATCCATCAT ATTTACTACAAAGAAGCTCAAAGAAATTTGTGCAGATCCAAATGAGAACTGGGTGAAGAAGGTCATGAAGAAACTGGACCAGGAAAAAGCCTCGGCAGCATCCCTGCTTCCACAGCCTGacacttctgcagcagcagtacCCGAAGAGCCTGGCTTCTTCCACAAGCAAACTGCTCTCCGAGTACCAACTCCACCTCCAGCCTCTGCAGCTCCAGAGGCACCCgttcctgctgccagcacagaggAGACCAGCAAACCCACCCCAGCCATGCAGGACACCATGCACTTCTCTGCAGGGCCATCTCCTGTGACATCGGGAGCTGCTACGCACTCTGAAGGCCAACCCACCCCATACCCCACAGCTCCTGCGCACGGCTCTGATGGCAAAGAAGAACCCGCAGGACATACTACAGATGGTGTGGGTGATGTTCAAAGCACAACTTCTACCTCAAACTTGGAGCCTGCATCCATTCCCAAAGGACTGGACCATCCTGGTCTTCGTACAAATAACCCCCTGGACCCAGTCAGTGCAAGAGGCAGCACATCAGGCACAGCTTCAAGGAGTTTTAGTTCAGCTCTCCCCTCCACCCTAAAGAGCACAGAGGTCAGCATGGCCCCATCCACACCAGAGGCTGCTCCAGCTCCTACTCAAAACCCCACAGCTGCCATAGACAAAAGTCTTTATGTCCATGCCAGCAATAATTTCAGTTCCTCTGCATTTGGTACTGGGACGTCGGATCATTTATTGCCCTTAGGAAAACAAGGCCCCCCAGATACGTTAGTTTTCACCACTCAAATGTTCTCAGGCCAAGCCAGACCACAGGCTACAAGAAGCCCAAGCGACTCACCTGCACTCAGCTCCTTGTCAGGGTCCCAAATGCACTTTGTCATCCCTGTCGCCCTGGCGGGTGGGCTGATGGCTTGTGGTGTCGCAGCTGTATGGCTGTACACAAAATTCAGAGTCAGACCAGAAACAACATCAAGAGAAATGGTCGAAGGTTTGCTCTACCTGAAGGAGGGACAGCACGACAACGTCTATCGGATGGAAGTGATCTGA